Proteins from one Chloroflexota bacterium genomic window:
- a CDS encoding NAD(P)H-dependent oxidoreductase subunit E, which yields MSTVDSTPEAAKIVESVDLTLMEPIFEKYRTQPGTLIPILQAAQEVYGYLPPEVLASIADTLDLSISKVFGVTTFYAQFYLERRGRHILKICDGTACHVKGTPMLLTALEDGMEVAAGETTDDGELTVEIVYCLGSCALAPVTVLNEQVMGRMRPEMLVRRVKKQIAAAQDDHQ from the coding sequence ATGAGCACAGTCGACAGCACTCCTGAGGCTGCTAAAATCGTGGAAAGCGTTGATCTCACATTGATGGAACCCATCTTTGAAAAGTACAGAACTCAACCAGGCACCCTGATACCGATCCTTCAGGCCGCCCAGGAAGTCTACGGATATCTTCCACCTGAAGTCCTGGCATCGATCGCAGATACGTTGGACCTTTCAATAAGCAAGGTCTTTGGTGTTACCACCTTCTACGCCCAGTTCTACCTGGAACGGCGTGGACGCCACATCCTCAAAATCTGTGACGGCACCGCCTGCCATGTAAAAGGAACGCCGATGCTACTAACAGCCTTGGAGGATGGCATGGAGGTTGCTGCAGGAGAGACTACCGACGACGGTGAGTTAACGGTAGAGATTGTCTACTGTCTCGGATCCTGTGCGTTGGCGCCGGTTACGGTATTGAACGAACAGGTGATGGGACGCATGCGACCCGAAATGCTGGTCCGGCGGGTCAAGAAACAGATCGCCGCAGCTCAGGACGATCACCAATAG
- a CDS encoding FAD-dependent oxidoreductase, translated as MSNEAKVDHLVAVVGAGPAGIYAAKELSDQGVHVALINRDIKPGGLAEYGIYPSKVKMKQALRKHFWEILKSPLIRYYGNVAVGLNGDLGLDDLRAMGFQAILVTVGAQGTKWLGLPGEDLSGVFHAKTLVYHYNSLPPYSQQEFDIGERAALIGVGNVMVDIARWLIRERKIERVTAVARRGPVEVKFTRKEFQTIIQNMDMDAFDQEIKRVSDRMLAVGQDPEEARAEILKALPRSAEPVSNSEFYLQFMSSPIRIIGDDQGQVIGLEMQDTELILRGDRTSARGLESSRTLDVDTVIFCIGDRVDAELGLPVEWNEYVKNPDPRFPVNGISYEAFNPLTGQTIEDVFLAGWAREASSGLVGTARKDGTAGAQAVLRYLETLDGVEMTDIEAFKEAMDRLDKPVVSVEKYNRLQWYEWAMADRQGDADFKFSSNEEMLEVMKLTLEREPVA; from the coding sequence GTGAGCAATGAAGCCAAAGTAGACCACCTCGTCGCAGTTGTCGGCGCGGGACCTGCAGGTATCTATGCCGCCAAGGAGCTAAGCGACCAGGGGGTGCACGTGGCCCTCATAAATCGTGACATCAAACCTGGGGGATTGGCGGAATATGGCATCTATCCCAGCAAGGTTAAGATGAAGCAGGCATTGCGCAAGCACTTCTGGGAGATCCTGAAATCTCCACTGATCCGCTATTACGGCAATGTGGCCGTTGGCCTGAATGGGGATCTGGGGCTGGATGATCTGCGGGCGATGGGATTCCAGGCAATTCTTGTGACCGTCGGCGCCCAGGGAACCAAATGGCTCGGCCTGCCGGGGGAAGATCTTTCGGGTGTCTTCCATGCCAAGACTCTAGTTTATCACTACAATAGTTTGCCACCCTATAGCCAGCAAGAGTTTGACATCGGAGAGCGTGCGGCCCTGATCGGGGTTGGCAACGTGATGGTTGATATCGCCCGCTGGTTGATTCGGGAAAGAAAGATCGAAAGGGTGACAGCCGTGGCTCGACGGGGGCCGGTCGAGGTGAAATTCACTAGAAAGGAATTCCAGACCATTATCCAGAACATGGATATGGACGCGTTCGACCAGGAGATCAAGCGTGTATCGGATCGAATGCTGGCCGTTGGACAGGACCCGGAGGAGGCCAGGGCAGAGATCCTCAAGGCGCTTCCCAGGAGTGCCGAACCGGTATCGAATAGCGAATTCTATCTTCAATTCATGAGCTCGCCAATTCGCATCATCGGGGATGATCAGGGACAGGTCATCGGCCTGGAGATGCAGGACACGGAACTGATTCTGCGCGGTGATCGGACTTCGGCGCGAGGATTGGAGTCGTCCCGCACTCTCGATGTGGATACGGTGATCTTTTGCATCGGCGATCGGGTGGATGCGGAACTGGGCCTGCCTGTGGAGTGGAATGAGTACGTAAAAAACCCTGATCCTCGTTTCCCCGTGAACGGTATTTCCTACGAGGCGTTCAACCCGTTGACCGGCCAAACAATCGAGGACGTCTTTCTGGCGGGCTGGGCCCGGGAAGCCAGCAGTGGTCTGGTGGGCACCGCCCGCAAGGATGGAACGGCCGGCGCGCAGGCGGTTCTGCGATACCTTGAGACCCTGGACGGGGTCGAGATGACCGATATCGAGGCATTCAAGGAAGCCATGGACCGGCTGGACAAACCGGTGGTTTCAGTGGAGAAGTACAATCGTCTTCAGTGGTACGAGTGGGCCATGGCCGATCGGCAGGGGGACGCGGATTTCAAATTCTCCTCCAACGAGGAAATGCTGGAAGTCATGAAACTGACGCTGGAAAGAGAGCCGGTTGCTTGA
- a CDS encoding SDR family oxidoreductase, translating into MAREGELKGCWALILGASSGFGRATALELASRGMNIFGVHLDLKATLPMADQVVADIEEMGQQALFFNSNAADARKRSRVLDKIQATLEANGGPQTIHLLMHSLAFGTLLPFIADSSDGAISEAQMDMTLNVMAHSLVFWTQDLVRRGLMDRGSRVFSMTSAGSHRVFRDYGAVSAAKAALESHTRQLAVELGPKGILVNCINAGVTDTAALRRIPSHKRMLELALEFNPGGRMTTEQDVADTIASLADPRIEWISGSVIFVDGGEDISSG; encoded by the coding sequence ATGGCACGGGAAGGTGAATTGAAGGGATGCTGGGCGTTGATTCTTGGCGCCTCAAGTGGTTTCGGGCGGGCGACCGCGCTGGAACTGGCCAGTCGGGGTATGAACATTTTCGGCGTTCACCTGGACCTCAAAGCTACTCTGCCAATGGCAGACCAGGTCGTGGCGGATATTGAGGAGATGGGGCAGCAAGCCCTCTTCTTCAATTCCAACGCCGCAGATGCCCGCAAGCGCAGCCGGGTGCTGGATAAGATCCAAGCGACACTGGAGGCTAACGGTGGGCCTCAGACAATCCATTTGCTTATGCACTCGCTGGCTTTTGGCACTCTACTTCCCTTTATTGCCGACTCATCCGATGGAGCGATTTCAGAAGCGCAGATGGACATGACTTTGAACGTGATGGCTCATAGCCTGGTTTTCTGGACCCAGGATCTGGTTCGCCGGGGACTGATGGATCGTGGTAGTCGGGTTTTTTCGATGACCAGCGCCGGTTCGCACAGGGTGTTTCGAGATTACGGCGCTGTTTCCGCGGCCAAGGCTGCCCTGGAGTCACATACGCGGCAGCTGGCCGTGGAATTGGGACCAAAGGGAATCCTGGTTAACTGCATCAACGCCGGGGTTACCGATACCGCCGCCCTGCGCAGGATCCCCAGCCACAAGCGTATGCTGGAGTTGGCACTCGAGTTCAACCCTGGTGGGCGGATGACCACGGAGCAGGATGTGGCTGACACGATTGCCTCTCTTGCCGATCCGCGGATAGAGTGGATAAGTGGCTCTGTGATTTTTGTCGACGGCGGTGAGGATATTTCGAGCGGATGA
- a CDS encoding monovalent cation:proton antiporter family protein — translation MEENANLAPVLLVVALAFLVPLLLSRFKHLGIPVVVGEIIAGMIIGSSGLNLVHESAMLEVLAALGFAFLMFLSGLEIDFSLLQTANRDSGSPFANPVVPAVIILSLTIAMSLGFAFALTAAGLVESPWLLALIMSTTSLGIVLPVLRERGLSGGLYGQTVLISALVADFVTMVLITAVVALLSGGLTLEVLLVGVLLVVFVLAARFAPRVTNWEPIRRGIDEMAHATVQIKVRGALAVMFTFVVLSDVLGAEVILGAFLAGAFLALVSGPDDPGDWEVKHKLDAIGFGFLIPVFFIMVGVRFDLPALLSSASALVLFPILLLIAYLVKVVPSMILRRHYSTRQSVAAGFLLSSRLSLIIAASAIGLRLGLISDAINADIVLVAIVTSTLSPAIFSRLIPDSEDDVGLVKPTFIVGAGRAGVLLGQALSRHGDPVIYVDHNETRLRRARQAGFEAVLADATQASELARVGIENARALVVATSDDDFNLKVSQIARNTFGCEHIISYLQDTTRLREFEAAGVRVVNPVLASASMMESLVRFPDAYFLLTAMDDDKDVVEIELRNPRCDGIMIRDMRLPGDVLVLAIRRRGELFVPHGDNRLMNGDHVTLLGTGEAVEEAVHLLQQSSDGAGRSATSDPGAH, via the coding sequence ATGGAAGAAAACGCTAATCTTGCTCCGGTACTTCTGGTCGTCGCGCTGGCATTTCTGGTGCCGTTGCTGCTTTCGCGTTTCAAACATCTGGGCATACCGGTCGTGGTGGGGGAAATCATCGCCGGCATGATTATCGGCAGCAGCGGGCTGAACCTGGTGCATGAGAGCGCCATGTTGGAGGTCCTTGCAGCGCTGGGATTCGCCTTTCTGATGTTTTTATCAGGACTGGAGATCGACTTTTCGCTGTTGCAGACCGCAAATCGTGATAGCGGCTCACCCTTCGCAAATCCGGTGGTGCCGGCGGTCATCATCCTCAGCCTGACCATTGCCATGTCCCTTGGCTTCGCTTTCGCTCTCACCGCCGCAGGTCTTGTCGAAAGCCCCTGGTTGCTGGCGCTGATCATGTCGACCACCTCGCTGGGGATCGTTTTGCCAGTGCTGAGAGAGAGGGGGCTATCGGGCGGGTTATACGGGCAAACGGTGCTTATTTCGGCCCTGGTTGCCGATTTTGTGACCATGGTCCTGATCACCGCGGTCGTGGCCCTGCTTTCGGGTGGGTTGACACTGGAAGTTCTGCTGGTCGGTGTTCTGCTGGTGGTGTTCGTCCTGGCGGCGCGCTTTGCCCCGCGGGTTACCAATTGGGAGCCGATACGCCGGGGCATTGACGAGATGGCTCACGCCACGGTACAGATCAAGGTACGGGGAGCATTGGCCGTCATGTTTACCTTCGTGGTGCTGTCCGACGTGCTGGGTGCGGAAGTGATCCTGGGTGCGTTTTTGGCCGGTGCCTTTCTGGCGCTCGTCTCAGGCCCGGATGACCCCGGTGATTGGGAGGTAAAACATAAACTCGACGCAATCGGATTCGGCTTTCTCATCCCCGTTTTTTTTATCATGGTTGGTGTGCGCTTCGATCTGCCGGCATTGCTCTCCTCTGCCTCTGCTCTGGTCCTCTTCCCGATATTGCTGCTGATTGCTTACCTGGTGAAGGTTGTGCCCTCCATGATACTGCGCCGTCATTATTCAACGCGGCAATCGGTTGCAGCCGGGTTTCTTCTGTCGTCACGGCTGTCTCTGATCATCGCTGCATCGGCTATCGGGTTACGACTTGGCCTTATCAGCGACGCCATCAACGCTGATATCGTTCTGGTGGCGATCGTCACCTCGACCCTGTCTCCCGCGATATTCAGCCGATTGATACCTGATTCAGAGGATGATGTCGGATTGGTCAAACCAACCTTCATCGTGGGTGCCGGCCGTGCAGGTGTGTTGTTGGGCCAGGCGTTGTCGCGCCATGGTGATCCCGTCATCTATGTTGACCACAACGAAACTCGATTGCGGCGTGCGCGACAGGCAGGGTTTGAGGCTGTACTGGCTGATGCTACCCAGGCATCAGAGTTAGCTCGGGTTGGGATTGAAAACGCCCGGGCCCTGGTGGTTGCAACCAGCGATGATGACTTCAACCTGAAAGTCAGTCAGATTGCCAGGAACACCTTTGGCTGCGAACACATTATCTCCTATCTGCAGGATACCACGAGGCTTCGGGAATTCGAGGCAGCCGGTGTGCGGGTCGTGAATCCAGTTTTGGCCAGCGCATCCATGATGGAGTCACTGGTTCGCTTTCCCGATGCCTATTTCCTGTTAACGGCTATGGATGATGACAAGGATGTTGTGGAGATCGAGCTACGCAATCCGAGGTGTGACGGCATTATGATCCGTGACATGAGATTGCCGGGCGATGTGCTGGTGCTGGCAATTCGGCGCCGCGGAGAGCTGTTCGTGCCCCACGGTGATAATCGCCTGATGAACGGCGATCACGTCACGCTGCTGGGCACTGGTGAAGCGGTGGAAGAGGCCGTTCACTTGCTGCAACAGAGTTCAGATGGCGCCGGCAGAAGTGCAACGAGTGACCCGGGTGCGCATTGA
- a CDS encoding Fur family transcriptional regulator, producing MSCLEPVIDQLRVSGHRLTPQRVMVLDAIYHAGGHLTTDEVYERVQTHSRYVDRTTIYRTLQFLKQNGLIGEFRLDGQPVRYEAIRSGEEHHHAVCDECGQVSDIEPNVLEGLAEKLREDYGFHARLSHITIHGLCRTCAAKKQRS from the coding sequence ATGTCCTGTCTCGAACCTGTAATCGATCAATTGAGAGTCTCCGGCCACCGCCTGACGCCGCAGCGCGTTATGGTTCTCGATGCCATCTACCACGCGGGTGGTCATCTTACCACCGATGAGGTCTATGAGCGGGTGCAGACACATTCCCGATATGTCGATCGAACCACCATCTATCGCACCCTACAGTTTCTGAAGCAGAACGGCCTGATCGGTGAGTTTCGACTGGACGGCCAGCCGGTGCGATATGAAGCGATACGCTCCGGTGAGGAACACCATCATGCCGTGTGCGACGAGTGCGGGCAGGTGAGCGACATCGAACCAAATGTCCTGGAGGGATTGGCCGAAAAACTGCGAGAGGATTACGGTTTCCACGCCAGGCTCAGTCACATCACCATCCATGGTCTCTGCAGGACATGCGCAGCCAAAAAGCAGCGCTCTTGA
- a CDS encoding energy-coupling factor ABC transporter permease produces MLFSSYSGPLPKPEALHIPDGFLSAPVAVLAWLISVAFIVVAVRISSRTLDERQVPMMGVLAAFIFAAQAFNFPVAGGTSGHMLGGALVAILLGPWPGLLVMTAVIALQALIFQDGGLLAMGANILIMGILTVWVGYFTYRLLSRFNGYLAAFLAGWLSVEVAAIVTAALLALSGTSALAVVLPAMAGVHAFIGIGEGLITAAALALVQKALPGFFDHRSSGGRTDTATLFAGGVVLTLIVGILAVFFASGSPDGLEWVAEDLGFLGAAQESPFQIAPDYAVPGISSDIAANLLAVGIGILLLFAVGYTVARSLRRRQTQSA; encoded by the coding sequence ATGCTCTTCAGCAGTTACTCAGGTCCCTTGCCTAAGCCAGAAGCTTTGCACATTCCGGATGGTTTCCTCTCCGCCCCGGTGGCCGTTCTGGCCTGGTTGATTTCGGTTGCCTTCATCGTTGTGGCGGTGCGCATAAGCAGCCGCACACTGGATGAGCGGCAGGTACCCATGATGGGTGTGTTGGCCGCTTTTATTTTCGCAGCTCAGGCCTTCAACTTCCCCGTGGCGGGGGGTACCTCAGGCCACATGTTGGGCGGTGCGCTGGTAGCCATCCTGCTGGGCCCGTGGCCAGGGCTGTTGGTCATGACAGCGGTGATTGCGTTGCAGGCTCTGATTTTCCAGGATGGGGGCTTGCTGGCAATGGGCGCCAATATCCTCATCATGGGTATTCTAACCGTGTGGGTGGGCTATTTTACCTATCGCCTGCTGTCCCGGTTCAATGGTTATCTGGCTGCCTTTCTGGCAGGATGGCTTAGCGTGGAGGTTGCTGCCATAGTGACGGCCGCGCTGCTGGCGCTGAGTGGTACATCGGCGCTGGCTGTGGTGTTGCCGGCAATGGCTGGCGTGCATGCTTTTATTGGAATCGGCGAAGGGCTGATTACTGCCGCTGCGCTGGCCCTGGTCCAGAAGGCGCTGCCCGGTTTCTTCGACCACCGGTCATCCGGCGGTCGAACTGACACCGCCACCCTGTTTGCTGGCGGTGTCGTGCTGACGCTCATTGTGGGTATTCTGGCCGTGTTCTTTGCCTCGGGTAGCCCCGATGGGCTGGAATGGGTTGCCGAAGACCTGGGCTTCCTGGGGGCAGCGCAGGAGTCCCCTTTCCAGATCGCACCTGATTATGCTGTTCCAGGGATTTCCAGCGATATAGCTGCCAATCTCCTTGCGGTGGGTATTGGCATTCTGTTGCTATTTGCCGTTGGTTACACGGTTGCGCGATCGCTGCGCCGACGGCAGACGCAATCGGCGTAG
- the cbiQ gene encoding cobalt ECF transporter T component CbiQ → MHIHILDQHIETNSIVHRLDPRVKLVSALVFILACALTPDGAWLAFAALGVLLLVLIIISDLSIMTLMKRSIVALPFALAAVTVMFTIPGETLATIPLPFSAGKYQLSISDAGLVRFVTIMLKSWLSVLMALLLSATTTFPDILRAMRGIGVPRVLVSVIAFMYRYIFVLGDEALRLMRAREARTATGSDGRRSGGNIIWRAKVVGGMAGSLFVRSLSRSERVYQAMVSRGYTGEMLWLEKPRLQGWHLAVGGLFIAILAAIEALAWLS, encoded by the coding sequence GTGCACATTCACATCCTCGACCAGCATATTGAGACCAATAGCATCGTTCACCGGCTTGACCCACGGGTCAAGCTTGTATCGGCGCTGGTTTTTATCCTCGCTTGCGCACTGACTCCAGATGGCGCGTGGTTGGCGTTTGCTGCACTGGGGGTGCTGTTGTTGGTTCTCATAATCATTTCCGACCTATCCATAATGACCCTGATGAAGCGCAGCATTGTTGCGCTTCCCTTTGCCCTGGCGGCTGTCACCGTGATGTTTACGATTCCGGGCGAAACCCTGGCGACGATTCCTCTGCCTTTTTCTGCGGGCAAGTATCAGCTTAGCATCAGCGACGCCGGACTGGTGCGTTTTGTGACGATCATGCTGAAGAGTTGGCTTTCTGTACTGATGGCATTATTGCTATCGGCGACCACCACCTTTCCGGATATCCTGCGAGCGATGCGGGGAATCGGCGTCCCCCGAGTCCTGGTATCGGTGATCGCCTTTATGTATCGCTACATCTTCGTGCTTGGGGATGAAGCGTTACGCCTGATGCGAGCCAGGGAGGCGAGAACGGCGACTGGATCAGATGGTCGCCGCAGCGGTGGCAATATCATCTGGCGGGCAAAGGTGGTTGGTGGCATGGCTGGTAGCCTTTTCGTGCGATCCCTCAGTCGCAGCGAGCGGGTATACCAGGCGATGGTGAGTCGCGGCTATACAGGTGAGATGCTCTGGTTGGAGAAGCCCCGGCTCCAGGGTTGGCATCTGGCAGTGGGAGGTCTTTTCATTGCCATTCTGGCCGCCATCGAAGCGCTGGCCTGGCTTTCGTGA